A region of the Hydra vulgaris chromosome 12, alternate assembly HydraT2T_AEP genome:
TCAATAGCTACAACCATACATACTGATTCTGTTGTCAAGTGCACAGCATTTACATGAACACCCTCCTGGGTTGTTGCATCAAACCCAAGTGTCAGATCCTTTGTTGTAAATGCTATCTCAGCAGCCTGTAAGTCTGAAAGCACACCAAGCTCACGCATCATTTGTTCTACAGTTGTACGATGTGGAATTTGACTAAATCGATAGCCAGTATGTTCCCCAATTTTACGGAGCAGAGATGGCACACTTTGTGTAGGAACTTGGCACACAAGCATGTCATATATAAGTCTCCTAATATCTGCTGAGtagcatttttcatttttggtgTTTTGTGTTACTTGCTGAATTTCCTCCAACTCTTCTTGTAAATTCAGAATGTCATTTTGCAGTACAAGAATTGCAGCATTTTTTTCAGCAAGTTGATGGCTTAACATTGCTTTTTgataagaaaattttctttgcGTGGATGTCAACTgttgtttcaaacaaaaaatatgattttgaagtttttttaactgtaaatttaaaaacttttcttttaatttttttctaagttgaGAAATTAACTTTTCCTTACGAGTAATAACTTGatttagatatttaaatctGTATGCTCTAGCCTTTGTCTTATCTTTTAAACCTTTAATATCCTCTTTATGCTTTCTCTTCTTAATTGCCATTTCGTTTGCCAAAATGGTTAATCTCTTTCTCATAACCTTTTTTCTGGGACTCAACTGGTCAGCTCTCAAACTGGATAGTGGTTCATGAGAAGAGGTTTTTAAAGTAGATAAAGGAGATAAGTGATCACTATTTGATACAGATGAAACACTGATTTGTTGTGAAGATAATGAAGAACATGTAGGAAAGTCAATTGAGGTTGCATTCGATTGCGATGTTTGTGCCACAGCAGATCTTGTTATTTGGTATGCAAAGAGCATGTTGCAGATGTCAACAAATGGTTTCGAATTTCGTGAAAAATGGTTTACAAAGACTTTCGATGTTCTAACTAGTTGCTGAATCTGACTTATAcaaattttgatgttaaaatacTTACCGATTAGTTCTACAGTTACTTTATATGAATCGTTGTTAGTTGCAAATATATGCAGTACATGTCCATTTCTACAGCCAATATTTAAATGAGCTGGTATTGGAAAATTACAAGCTAAATAAGTTTTAGCTTTAccataaaaaagatttgttttcttGTGAGGTCCCATGATGcactaaattaaattcaacaaTCATAATACTACTATTTAATTGGGTCGGCTATTaatcataattaaataatttaaaaaat
Encoded here:
- the LOC136087842 gene encoding uncharacterized protein LOC136087842, coding for MGPHKKTNLFYGKAKTYLACNFPIPAHLNIGCRNGHVLHIFATNNDSYKVTVELIGKYFNIKICISQIQQLVRTSKVFVNHFSRNSKPFVDICNMLFAYQITRSAVAQTSQSNATSIDFPTCSSLSSQQISVSSVSNSDHLSPLSTLKTSSHEPLSSLRADQLSPRKKVMRKRLTILANEMAIKKRKHKEDIKGLKDKTKARAYRFKYLNQVITRKEKLISQLRKKLKEKFLNLQLKKLQNHIFCLKQQLTSTQRKFSYQKAMLSHQLAEKNAAILVLQNDILNLQEELEEIQQVTQNTKNEKCYSADIRRLIYDMLVCQVPTQSVPSLLRKIGEHTGYRFSQIPHRTTVEQMMRELGVLSDLQAAEIAFTTKDLTLGFDATTQEGVHVNAVHLTTESVCMVVAIDQLPGGTAYDYQSHITKSIDNLAKLYSDFYQLKYTDVRSTIIGNITNTMSDRVATNHATIAKLNLVWQKSLNELNCHLHPLDTMTSSCKSSLKALETSKGKLFGRDCIAANIVIQLNKLRYKDAKGTLTNLNHSFT